The bacterium sequence GTGATAAAATTATGGGTTTGAGCCTTTGTTGTGGCGGACATTTAACTCATGGCAGTAAGGTAAATTTTTCAGGAATTGTCTACAACACGGTTGCTTATAAGGTCAACAAACAAACTCAACTCATTGATTTTGATGAACTTATGAAAATAGCAAAAGAAGAAAAACCAAAGTTGATTGTTTGTGGTGCCAGTGCTTATCCGAGAATTATTGAATTTGATAAGTTTAGAGTCCTTGCTGATAGCATTGGTGCTTATCTTTTAGCAGATATTGCTCATATTGCGGGATTAGTCGCGGCAAAACTCCATCCTGACCCCATTGTGTATTGTGATTTTGTTACAACTACTACTCATAAAACCCTGAAAGGCCCTCGTGGTGGAATGATAATGTGTAAAAAGGAGTATGCGGATTTAATTGATAAAACTATCTTTCCCGGTATTCAGGGAGGACCACTAATGCATATCATTGCGGCTAAGGCAGTTTGTTTTAAAGAGGCATTGAGCCCGGCATTTAAAATGTATCAGCAACAAATTCTCTTAAATGCAAAGACATTAGCAAAAGAGTTAATGAGTCTGGGATTTGACCTTGTCTCTGGTGGAACAGATACCCATCTTCTCCTCATTGACCTTACTTCAAAAGGAATTACAGGTCAACAAGCAGAAAAAGCCTTAGAGCAAGCAGGTATCATTGTCAATAAAAATACCATTCCTTTTGAGACAAAAAGTGCAATGGTAACAAGTGGTATTCGACTTGGAACTCCGTCTTTAACCGCAAGAGGAATGAAAGAAGAACAAATGCGGCAAATAGCCTCATTCATTGCCGAAGTTATCCAGAATATTGGAAAAGAAAATGTAATTAAAACTGTCCGAGAAAAAACAATGGAACTTTGCAGTAAGTTTTTAATATATAAAGAGTTGCTGTAAGCATTCAGTTTTCAGCTATCAGCATTTTTAAACTTGACAGAACTGTACTCGATTACTCCAATATTTGGTAACCGTTCAGGGATATAGCCACAGAGTCACAG is a genomic window containing:
- the glyA gene encoding serine hydroxymethyltransferase; this encodes MKKPLENLEKVDMEIAQLIYQEAKNEVYNLNMIASENMVSEAVLEAQGCLMTNKYAEGYPYRRYYGGCSFVDRAEELAILRAKELFGAEHVNVQPHSGSQANMAVYMAMLKPGDKIMGLSLCCGGHLTHGSKVNFSGIVYNTVAYKVNKQTQLIDFDELMKIAKEEKPKLIVCGASAYPRIIEFDKFRVLADSIGAYLLADIAHIAGLVAAKLHPDPIVYCDFVTTTTHKTLKGPRGGMIMCKKEYADLIDKTIFPGIQGGPLMHIIAAKAVCFKEALSPAFKMYQQQILLNAKTLAKELMSLGFDLVSGGTDTHLLLIDLTSKGITGQQAEKALEQAGIIVNKNTIPFETKSAMVTSGIRLGTPSLTARGMKEEQMRQIASFIAEVIQNIGKENVIKTVREKTMELCSKFLIYKELL